A section of the Schistosoma haematobium chromosome ZW, whole genome shotgun sequence genome encodes:
- the LSM4_1 gene encoding RNA processing protein, variant 3 (EggNog:ENOG410VJ5K~COG:A) yields the protein MNIHLKEVICTSRDGDRFWKMPECYIRGSIIKYLRIPDDVIDKVKEDLQLAKMRNRSQSADTGRGSFHRNKARGRGGNAPNTRGRGGAGRGGSVPGGPGRGGGFRGK from the exons ATGAACATTCATCTTAAAGAAGTTATTTGTACATCTCga GATGGGGATCGCTTCTGGAAAATGCCAGAGTGTTATATTCGTGGAagcataataaaatatttacggATTCCAGACGACGTAATCGATAAGGTTAAAGAGGACTTGCAGCTAGCCAAAATGCGTAATCGCTCTCAGTCTGCAGACACTGGGCGTGGGAGTTTTCATAGAAATAAGGCTAGAG GTCGGGGTGGTAATGCTCCTAATACTCGAGGTCGTGGAGGAGCAGGGCGTGGCGGGAGTGTACCTGGTGGTCCTGGTCGTGGTGGAGGATTTCGTGGTAAATAA
- the LSM4_1 gene encoding RNA processing protein, variant 2 (EggNog:ENOG410VJ5K~COG:A): MLVELKSGETYNGHLVACDDWMNIHLKEVICTSRDGDRFWKMPECYIRGSIIKYLRIPDDVIDKVKEDLQLAKMRNRSQSADTGRGSFHRNKARGRGGNAPNTRGRGGAGRGGSVPGGPGRGGGFRGK; the protein is encoded by the exons ATG CTTGTTGAGTTGAAAAGTGGTGAAACTTATAACGGTCACCTTGTTGCTTGCGATGACTGGATGAACATTCATCTTAAAGAAGTTATTTGTACATCTCga GATGGGGATCGCTTCTGGAAAATGCCAGAGTGTTATATTCGTGGAagcataataaaatatttacggATTCCAGACGACGTAATCGATAAGGTTAAAGAGGACTTGCAGCTAGCCAAAATGCGTAATCGCTCTCAGTCTGCAGACACTGGGCGTGGGAGTTTTCATAGAAATAAGGCTAGAG GTCGGGGTGGTAATGCTCCTAATACTCGAGGTCGTGGAGGAGCAGGGCGTGGCGGGAGTGTACCTGGTGGTCCTGGTCGTGGTGGAGGATTTCGTGGTAAATAA
- the LSM4_1 gene encoding RNA processing protein (EggNog:ENOG410VJ5K~COG:A), whose product MLPVTLLKAATNLPMLVELKSGETYNGHLVACDDWMNIHLKEVICTSRDGDRFWKMPECYIRGSIIKYLRIPDDVIDKVKEDLQLAKMRNRSQSADTGRGSFHRNKARGRGGNAPNTRGRGGAGRGGSVPGGPGRGGGFRGK is encoded by the exons ATG TTACCCGTGACACTCCTCAAGGCTGCAACGAATCTTCCTATG CTTGTTGAGTTGAAAAGTGGTGAAACTTATAACGGTCACCTTGTTGCTTGCGATGACTGGATGAACATTCATCTTAAAGAAGTTATTTGTACATCTCga GATGGGGATCGCTTCTGGAAAATGCCAGAGTGTTATATTCGTGGAagcataataaaatatttacggATTCCAGACGACGTAATCGATAAGGTTAAAGAGGACTTGCAGCTAGCCAAAATGCGTAATCGCTCTCAGTCTGCAGACACTGGGCGTGGGAGTTTTCATAGAAATAAGGCTAGAG GTCGGGGTGGTAATGCTCCTAATACTCGAGGTCGTGGAGGAGCAGGGCGTGGCGGGAGTGTACCTGGTGGTCCTGGTCGTGGTGGAGGATTTCGTGGTAAATAA